The window CCGCCGCCGCCGGGTTCCTGGTGTGGAACTGGGCGCCGGCGCGCATCTTCATGGGCGACGTGGGGAGCTGCCTCCTCGGCTTCTGCTTCGCCATCATCGCCCTCGCGTCCGAGCGCGCGGGCGCGGTGCCGCTGCTGGTGTGGATGATCCTGCTCGGCGTCTTCGTGTTCGACGCGACGGTGACGCTGCTGCGCCGGGTCGTGCGCCGGGAGCGCTGGCGCGAGGCGCACCGGAGCCACGCATACCAGCGGGCGGTGCAGTCCGGCTGGACCCACCGCCAGGTGAGCGCGGGCGTGGCGGTGACCAACGTCGCGCTCGGCGTCCTAGCGACGGTGGGATGGCGGCGGCCGGCGCTCCTTCCGGTGTGCCTGCTGGCCGCGCTCGTCCTCCTCGCCGCGATCTACCTCTGGGTGGAGCGCAGGGCGCCCATGGCGCGGGTCCAGTGACGAGGGTCCTGGTCGTGGGCGGCACCGGCATGCTGGGCCACAAGCTGGTGCAGCTTCTCGGCGCCGACCCCGCGCTGGAGCTGCACGCCACGGTGCGGCGCGTCCCACCCCCCGAGTTCGCGGGCGGCCTCGTCACGTACCACGCGGACGTCGACGTGGCGTACGGCTCCACGCGCGTGCGCGAGCTGCTGGGGGCGCTTCGGCCGGACGTGGTGGTCAACGCGGTGGGCGCCATCAAGCAAAAGGATCTCCACTCCGCCGTCGATGAGACGTTCTACCTGAACGGCGTCTTGCCGCACCTCCTGGCGCTCCACGGCGCGCGCCTGATCCACGTCTCCACCGACTGCGTGTTCCGGGGCGACCGCGGAGCGTACACGGAGGCCGAGCGCCCGGACGCGGAGGACCTGTACGGCCGGTCCAAGGCGATGGGCGAGGTGGACTACGGCCGCCACCTGACGCTGCGTACCTCCATCATCGGCCCGGAGATCTCGGGCCACCTGGGGCTCCTCGGCTGGTTCTTGTCGCAGCCGCGCGGCTCCACGATGCGCGGGTACTCCCGCGCCATCTACAGCGGTCTCCCCACCGTCACCCTCAGCCGCACCATCCACCGCCTGATCGGCGACGACTCTCCGCTCTCCGGCATCTACCACGTGGCGAGCGAGCCCATCGACAAGCACACGCTGCTCCAGCGCCTGAACGAGGCGCTGAAGCTGGAGCACACCATCCTCCCCGACGATTCCCTCCGCATCGACCGCTCCCTGGACGACCGCCGCTTCCGCGAGGCCACGGGCACCCCGCGCCCCGGCTGGGACGAGCTGGTCGCGGAGCTCGTCGAGGATCTCCGCACTTCGCCGTACGCGTACCCGTGACGGCGGGCCCCCTCCCCCGCTCGTTCCTCGCGGCCCCTCCCCCAAAACTACCTGGGGGAGGGGCGTTCCGTCCCCGCACCGTCTTTCGTGCATCCCACAAACCGGTAGGGGCGGACCTGCGTGTCCGCCCACCTTGCCCCGCCTCGACTACCGCCCAACGGCACCGGAATCCTGTAGGGGCCGCCCCACGTGGCTGCCCGTGCCCCGCGCACACGCCGCGGCCCGGGTTCCAGCAGCGTAACAACTGGCGATTGTGCACCTGATCCGAAGGGCGGTAGCGGGGGCAGTGACCGTTATAAGTCAATGAGGATCGGTGCCCGTACGAAGTCCGCAGTGTCTGCACCGCTCCGCAAAGGGATTGAACAATCCCCCGCGCCAGCAGAAGTGCCGCCCGCATTCTGGACAGGGCCAGCGAGATAGGCGGTAGCTCTGGACCCAAAACGCTACCACCACCGCCGGAAACGCGGGAAGGAGCAGAAACCTCACGAAATAAACGGCGTTGCTCAACGCAACCAGTGTCATGAGTGCGATCGGCCCCCCGAACCAAACCCCGAAAAACCGAATCCTGAGTCGGTGGTACGGCTCCCACACATCCATTTCGTCAGCGCGGTTCGCAGTCATGTCTTACGTTCGCGAGAACTGGTTGATATCGCCTGGAAGCACGCGAAGATCCGCCTTCGGTGACTCGGCGGAAAGGCCGGGTTTGCGACGCGCCCACCTGGCCCTTGGCGCCGTCCGGTAGCACGGAGCGTGAATCTACTGCGGGGTGAGGGGCTTGTCGTCAGCGGCGGTACTCTCGCCTCGCCGGCTAGATCCTTCGGTCGCCGCAGGAGTACGGATTGCGGGACCTGCATCGAGGATGCGGCTTCCTCAGGATGACAGAAATGGACCTCCGGCGAACTCGCGTGTTCCAGGGCGTGGCTTACGGACGGGCCACCTCCCGCGTCCACCAGGCGAGTCGTCAGCCGCTCGCGCTCGAAGGGCTTCAGGAAGTAGCGGCGGCCACGCGCGCCTCGAAGCCAAAGCGCGATCGCAAAC of the Longimicrobium sp. genome contains:
- a CDS encoding SDR family oxidoreductase, with translation MTRVLVVGGTGMLGHKLVQLLGADPALELHATVRRVPPPEFAGGLVTYHADVDVAYGSTRVRELLGALRPDVVVNAVGAIKQKDLHSAVDETFYLNGVLPHLLALHGARLIHVSTDCVFRGDRGAYTEAERPDAEDLYGRSKAMGEVDYGRHLTLRTSIIGPEISGHLGLLGWFLSQPRGSTMRGYSRAIYSGLPTVTLSRTIHRLIGDDSPLSGIYHVASEPIDKHTLLQRLNEALKLEHTILPDDSLRIDRSLDDRRFREATGTPRPGWDELVAELVEDLRTSPYAYP